The following are encoded together in the Gordonia insulae genome:
- a CDS encoding IclR family transcriptional regulator, which translates to MPERAHPSQSGDKSAADKSAADKSVAAVQSVDRALTVLEIIGRSGTAGVTEIAAELGVHKSTVSRLIAVLESRGFVEQLSDRGKYQLGFSIVRLAGSTSARLDLAKVSQDVCDDLALRTGETTNLAILDGVRIINIVEAIGPGEIALRTWVGQSCPAHATSSGKALLSGLTTTAVHDLLGRRLEVFTPNTVTDVGTLDAELDRTRLSGWASVREELEIGLNAVASPVRDGDGQVVAALSVSGPAYRLDPDTFDDVAKQTTAAAAEISGRLGHIG; encoded by the coding sequence ATGCCCGAACGCGCACACCCGTCCCAGTCCGGGGACAAGTCTGCCGCCGACAAGTCTGCCGCCGACAAGTCCGTGGCGGCAGTGCAGTCGGTGGACCGGGCGCTCACCGTGCTGGAGATCATCGGCAGATCCGGCACCGCCGGCGTCACCGAGATAGCCGCCGAACTCGGCGTGCACAAGTCGACGGTGTCCCGGTTGATCGCCGTCCTCGAGTCACGGGGGTTCGTCGAACAGCTCTCCGACCGAGGTAAATACCAGCTGGGGTTCTCCATCGTCCGGCTGGCCGGCTCCACCAGCGCCCGCCTCGATCTCGCCAAGGTGAGCCAGGATGTCTGCGACGACCTCGCCCTGCGCACCGGCGAGACCACCAACCTGGCGATCCTGGACGGTGTGCGCATCATCAACATCGTCGAGGCCATCGGCCCCGGCGAGATCGCCCTGCGCACCTGGGTGGGCCAGAGTTGTCCGGCACACGCCACCTCGAGCGGCAAGGCCCTGCTCTCCGGACTGACCACCACCGCCGTCCACGACCTGCTCGGTCGGCGGCTGGAGGTGTTCACTCCGAACACCGTCACCGATGTCGGAACTCTCGACGCTGAGCTCGACCGGACACGACTCAGCGGATGGGCCAGTGTCCGTGAGGAACTCGAGATCGGGTTGAACGCCGTGGCGTCACCCGTCCGGGACGGCGACGGCCAGGTGGTGGCGGCCCTGAGCGTCTCCGGGCCGGCCTACCGGCTCGACCCCGACACCTTCGACGACGTCGCCAAGCAGACGACGGCAGCGGCCGCGGAGATCAGTGGACGACTCGGCCACATCGGCTGA
- a CDS encoding competence/damage-inducible protein A, with protein sequence MSVRAGIVVTGTEVLTGRVTDRNGPWVSEQLLDLGVDVAHITICGDRPDDLSAQLRFLAEQRVDLIVTTGGLGPTADDLTVATVAAFTGRDLHLDVGLEARIADIIRRWQQRSQVTSDPESTRAGVRKQSMVPAGAQPIPPTGTAPGIAIPAGFGAAGVADGVAPPAILVLPGPPRELQLMWPAALDTDAVVEALAGRSEFRQETIRAYGLSEAELAASLRAAELSVDGFADLEITTCLRGGEVEMVTRFPLGATHAYDALAAVIADNHGRQVFSTDGSTIDDLLAAALTDRRIATAESCTGGMIAARLTDRPGSSAYVMGGVVSYSNAAKSAVLDVPDTLIATHGAVSEQVAAAMAEGAARHLAADVAVSTTGVAGPGGGTELKPVGMVCFGVAVAGRPTVTRTRRFPGDRATVRALATTAALHLIADVLGDDTRT encoded by the coding sequence GTGAGTGTGCGCGCAGGCATCGTGGTCACGGGTACCGAGGTCCTGACCGGTCGGGTCACCGACCGCAACGGCCCGTGGGTGTCCGAACAGCTCCTCGACCTGGGGGTCGACGTCGCGCACATCACCATCTGTGGCGATCGTCCCGACGACCTGAGTGCGCAGCTCCGATTCCTGGCGGAGCAGCGGGTCGACCTGATCGTCACCACCGGCGGCCTCGGGCCCACCGCCGACGACCTCACCGTGGCGACGGTCGCCGCGTTCACCGGGCGTGATCTGCATCTGGACGTCGGACTCGAGGCCCGCATCGCCGACATCATCCGGCGTTGGCAGCAACGCTCACAGGTGACGTCCGACCCCGAGTCCACCCGCGCCGGCGTTCGCAAGCAGTCGATGGTTCCGGCAGGGGCGCAACCGATTCCACCTACCGGAACCGCTCCGGGTATCGCCATTCCCGCCGGGTTCGGCGCGGCCGGCGTTGCGGATGGCGTGGCACCACCGGCGATTCTGGTGTTGCCCGGTCCGCCCCGGGAACTGCAACTGATGTGGCCCGCCGCGCTGGACACGGATGCGGTGGTCGAGGCGCTGGCCGGCCGCTCGGAGTTCCGGCAGGAGACGATCCGCGCCTACGGACTGTCCGAGGCCGAGCTCGCGGCCTCGCTCCGCGCCGCAGAACTGTCCGTCGACGGCTTCGCCGACCTCGAGATCACCACCTGCCTACGTGGCGGTGAGGTCGAGATGGTCACGAGGTTCCCGCTCGGCGCCACACACGCCTACGACGCGCTCGCGGCGGTGATCGCCGACAATCATGGCCGGCAGGTCTTCTCGACCGACGGCTCGACCATCGACGACCTGCTCGCGGCAGCACTCACGGATCGGCGCATCGCAACCGCGGAGTCGTGCACCGGCGGGATGATCGCGGCACGCCTCACCGACCGGCCCGGCTCGTCGGCTTATGTGATGGGCGGCGTGGTGTCCTACTCGAACGCGGCGAAGTCGGCGGTCCTCGACGTACCGGACACACTCATCGCGACTCACGGCGCGGTGAGTGAGCAGGTCGCCGCGGCAATGGCCGAGGGCGCCGCACGACATCTGGCAGCCGACGTCGCGGTGTCGACCACCGGTGTCGCCGGGCCCGGCGGCGGCACGGAACTCAAACCGGTCGGCATGGTGTGCTTCGGCGTCGCGGTCGCGGGACGCCCCACGGTGACCCGCACCCGTCGATTCCCGGGTGACCGGGCGACGGTGCGTGCGCTGGCCACCACCGCCGCCCTGCACCTCATCGCCGACGTGCTGGGCGACGACACCAGAACATGA
- a CDS encoding TetR/AcrR family transcriptional regulator — protein MVVSKGNQSATTRQLLLETAERLFALHGIAAVSNRQISRAAGQGNNYAVGHHFGDKVGLIRAILESHNSRIDEIRARVLAEIGYIAGVREWIDCLIRPEIEHLAALDGPSYYARFCAHLAADPEIGYLLYDSVAVSQSLTEVLTGFYRVLPAMPKPVMDTRLTMSQHMVIHAMADVERTMDGPGAAQSVAAHSWSQHCDMIVDATVGLWLAPNTSRDVR, from the coding sequence GTGGTGGTGAGCAAGGGCAATCAGTCGGCGACGACCAGACAGCTGCTGCTCGAGACCGCCGAGCGCCTCTTTGCCCTGCACGGGATCGCCGCGGTCTCCAACCGTCAGATCAGCAGGGCCGCCGGGCAGGGCAACAACTACGCGGTCGGGCATCACTTCGGTGACAAGGTCGGCCTCATCCGGGCGATCCTCGAATCGCACAACTCGCGCATCGACGAGATCCGTGCCCGCGTGCTCGCCGAGATCGGATACATCGCGGGCGTGCGGGAATGGATCGACTGCCTGATCCGCCCCGAGATCGAGCATCTGGCCGCACTGGACGGTCCGTCGTACTACGCGCGGTTCTGCGCCCATCTCGCCGCCGACCCCGAGATCGGCTATCTGTTGTATGACTCGGTGGCCGTGTCGCAATCGCTCACCGAAGTCCTCACCGGGTTCTATCGGGTGCTTCCGGCGATGCCGAAGCCCGTCATGGACACCCGGCTGACCATGAGCCAGCACATGGTCATCCACGCCATGGCCGACGTCGAGCGCACGATGGACGGTCCCGGTGCCGCACAATCCGTGGCCGCGCATTCCTGGTCACAACACTGCGACATGATCGTCGACGCGACGGTAGGGCTCTGGCTCGCGCCGAACACCAGTCGGGATGTCCGTTAA